A genome region from Streptomyces antimycoticus includes the following:
- a CDS encoding GNAT family N-acetyltransferase: MSEFSFTACTARDRAEIADFQDSLWRGGRDANLAYMDWKYATNPHLDDRYVTLAREGGELVGMVGVFGACWEVAGERFMLPCLTDTVVAPRYQGSPLFRMLIDEVVARLRADGVPWLLDFGDQGAGPAMLMNGWRPIGPWAQAVVKREKPLVAEWPWHELPAVRGARSGLTLRPLAAVDAEAMAGLVARLPGGEGPRPARDAAYFRWRAANPLARYFHLVAGDGPIEGYLIGHRSGVDTDDGETPTTIVDCEATSDEVFADLVEAALTRLPGAEVLMWVRDLPAVRVAALGALGAELDEPTGLFTRDMYLPSLMIRATGAEMPPALSDLDRPDGWNLSGVSGRAWR; the protein is encoded by the coding sequence GTGAGCGAGTTCTCCTTCACGGCCTGCACGGCCCGGGACCGAGCGGAGATCGCGGACTTCCAGGACTCGCTCTGGCGCGGCGGCCGGGACGCCAACCTCGCCTATATGGACTGGAAGTACGCCACCAACCCCCACCTCGACGACCGGTATGTCACCCTCGCCCGCGAGGGAGGAGAGCTGGTCGGCATGGTGGGGGTCTTCGGCGCCTGCTGGGAGGTGGCGGGGGAGCGGTTCATGCTGCCCTGCCTGACCGACACCGTGGTCGCTCCCCGGTACCAGGGCAGCCCGCTGTTCCGGATGCTCATCGACGAGGTGGTGGCACGGCTGCGCGCCGACGGTGTGCCCTGGCTGCTGGACTTCGGTGACCAGGGGGCCGGCCCCGCCATGCTGATGAACGGATGGCGCCCGATCGGCCCCTGGGCGCAAGCGGTGGTGAAGCGCGAGAAGCCACTGGTGGCCGAATGGCCGTGGCATGAGCTGCCCGCCGTGCGAGGAGCCAGGTCCGGCCTGACCCTACGTCCGCTGGCCGCCGTGGACGCGGAGGCGATGGCGGGGCTGGTGGCCCGGCTGCCGGGCGGCGAAGGCCCGCGCCCGGCGCGGGACGCCGCCTACTTCCGCTGGCGCGCCGCCAACCCACTGGCCCGGTACTTCCATCTGGTGGCCGGTGACGGGCCCATCGAGGGCTATCTCATCGGGCACCGCTCGGGCGTCGACACCGACGACGGTGAGACCCCTACGACCATCGTGGACTGCGAGGCCACCTCCGACGAGGTGTTCGCGGACCTGGTGGAGGCCGCCCTGACGCGGCTGCCCGGTGCCGAGGTGCTGATGTGGGTCCGCGATCTGCCGGCGGTGCGGGTGGCGGCGCTGGGCGCGCTCGGTGCCGAACTCGACGAGCCCACCGGCCTGTTCACCCGCGACATGTACCTCCCCAGCCTGATGATCCGCGCGACCGGCGCCGAGATGCCGCCCGCGCTGAGCGACCTCGACCGGCCGGACGGCTGGAATCTGAGCGGAGTCTCCGGCCGCGCCTGGCGTTGA
- a CDS encoding amino acid adenylation domain-containing protein, whose translation MTRLDALVSAQAKRTPEADAVVFGPTRLTYRELEERSDRLAHALRAGGLRPDDRVCVLVPKGADAVVFLLGVLKAGGVCVPLDTASPVDRLVSIVNQTAPCLLLADRQRTPLATEVAAAAAPGAVAGLCLPDGDATAAGDLPSVTAADIASAPTTAPEPVSGESGVAYVLFTSGSSGEPKGVPLTHSGIVHFVTWANEHFGLGPDDRISCHLQMHFDGSLWDVYGPLICGAELHLVPPAASLLPTTLAAFIREARLTQWLSVPSVLSAMARHDVVEKDDFPHLRRVLWGGEVFPPTDVEYWMRRLPHVTFTGFYGTTETTIASSFHTLTELPDETLPVGRAIPGEWLEAVDDELRPVAPGEVGEMVIGGAGVSPGYWRDPERTAASFIELPPGSGRRAYRTGDLGSKDADGLLRFHGRADRQVKVNGYRVELDEVMTELHSLPEIAAGAVVSVPGAAGSPLICAAYTLAAGVSLTTAQVKARLAHKVPGYMLPSRWLALESLPVNANGKTDLRALQQRFTADEAVPGGGGGA comes from the coding sequence ATGACCCGTCTTGACGCGCTTGTGAGCGCACAGGCCAAGCGAACTCCGGAAGCGGACGCGGTCGTGTTCGGCCCGACCCGGCTGACCTATCGAGAGCTGGAGGAACGCTCCGACCGGCTGGCCCACGCGCTGCGGGCCGGCGGGCTGCGCCCGGACGACCGCGTGTGCGTGCTGGTGCCCAAGGGCGCGGACGCGGTGGTGTTCCTGCTCGGTGTGCTCAAGGCCGGCGGCGTCTGTGTGCCCCTGGACACGGCGTCGCCGGTGGACCGGCTGGTGTCCATCGTGAACCAGACCGCCCCATGCCTGCTCCTCGCCGACCGGCAGCGGACCCCCCTGGCCACCGAGGTGGCGGCCGCCGCCGCGCCCGGCGCGGTGGCGGGCCTGTGCCTGCCCGACGGGGACGCGACGGCCGCGGGCGACCTCCCCTCGGTCACCGCGGCCGATATCGCCTCGGCACCGACGACGGCGCCCGAACCGGTCAGCGGCGAGTCCGGTGTCGCGTATGTGCTGTTCACCTCCGGCTCGTCGGGTGAGCCCAAGGGCGTACCGCTCACCCACTCCGGCATTGTCCACTTCGTGACCTGGGCCAACGAACACTTCGGGCTCGGCCCGGACGACCGGATCTCCTGCCATCTCCAAATGCACTTCGACGGCTCGCTGTGGGATGTGTACGGGCCGCTGATCTGCGGGGCCGAGCTGCATCTGGTCCCGCCGGCGGCGAGCCTGCTGCCGACCACGCTGGCCGCGTTCATCCGCGAGGCACGGCTGACCCAGTGGCTTTCGGTGCCGTCCGTGCTCAGCGCGATGGCCCGCCACGACGTGGTGGAGAAGGACGACTTCCCGCATCTGCGCCGGGTGTTGTGGGGCGGTGAGGTCTTCCCGCCCACGGATGTGGAGTACTGGATGCGCCGGCTGCCCCATGTCACCTTCACCGGTTTCTACGGGACCACCGAAACCACCATCGCCAGCTCCTTCCACACCCTCACCGAACTGCCCGACGAGACGCTTCCGGTCGGCCGGGCCATCCCCGGCGAGTGGCTGGAGGCCGTCGACGACGAGTTGCGCCCGGTCGCCCCCGGCGAGGTGGGCGAGATGGTGATCGGCGGCGCGGGGGTCAGCCCGGGGTACTGGCGTGACCCGGAGCGGACCGCGGCCTCGTTCATCGAGCTGCCCCCCGGCTCCGGACGGCGCGCGTACCGCACCGGAGACCTCGGCAGCAAGGACGCGGACGGGCTGCTGCGCTTCCACGGCCGCGCCGACCGCCAGGTCAAGGTCAACGGCTACCGCGTGGAGCTGGACGAGGTGATGACCGAGCTGCACTCGCTGCCGGAGATCGCCGCCGGGGCGGTGGTGTCGGTGCCGGGCGCCGCCGGGTCCCCGTTGATCTGCGCCGCCTACACCCTCGCCGCCGGTGTCTCGCTGACGACCGCGCAGGTGAAGGCACGGCTCGCGCACAAGGTGCCCGGGTACATGCTGCCGTCGCGCTGGCTCGCACTGGAGTCGCTGCCCGTCAACGCCAACGGCAAGACCGACCTGCGCGCACTCCAGCAGCGCTTCACCGCCGACGAGGCCGTCCCCGGCGGCGGTGGCGGCGCGTGA
- the ileS gene encoding isoleucine--tRNA ligase has product MAYPKAGAEGVPARPHFPDVELDVLDYWEKHDIFHESVAARKSDDAEEFVFYDGPPFANGLPHYGHLLAGYAKDVVPRYQTMRGRRVERRFGWTSHGLPAELDAEKQLGITAKSDIERMGVERFNEVCRTTVMRYTGEWRDYVSRQARWVDFDESVKTHDLDYMESVMWAFKTMWDKGLIYQGHSVSWYCAHCETPLANAESSGRIDGSDTHRDVPGSTVVVGVRLDSGELLLVESDQPWALPGATAVAVHPDAQYAVVEHAGRRLVVAADRLDAHADLVGDGPVVARYSGAELAGRTYTPLFDFSAPVDDSHVVVAERFVDIDEGTGAVAVTPCFDERDHTLATDAGIGRIYPVDSGGRYTDEVPPCAGAPVLESAETVTGLLAASGALLSSRPHTRSRPHCWRCGNQLLQQAIPTWFVAVTRIRARMLELNERIQWTPEHVRDGQFGNWVRGAKDWNISRNRYWGAPIPVWVSDDPAHPRVDVYGSLDDIERDFGVRPSDLHRPYIDELTRPNPDDPSGRAVMRRVPEVLDCWFETGSMPFAQVHYPFENAEWFERHSPGDFVVEYYAQTRGWFYNMHVMSTALFDRPAFANCTVLGVVLGHDGQAMSKARNNYLDVNDIFARDGSDAMRWFLMSSPLLRARDLEVTEAGSKEALRQVLLPLWNAWHFLALYAGDAEGHVRTEAEHPLDRYLLAKTRDLVELTTGAMDGYDLSRACSALRDHLDVLTNWYIRCSRDRFAAGDRAAVDTLHTALEVLCRLMAPLLPLITERIWRGLTGGRSVHLTSWPTPGELPSDPELVRVMDRVREVASTALGQRKSHQLRLRLPLARLVIADPDAPALEPYAGLLRDQLNVKDVQLTTDVSAHGRMRLTVDPRKCGPRLGGAVQEVIRAAATDDWTTNEDGHVVAAGRELLAGEYELRLVADGPGAVAALPGGAGLVVLDVEVTEELAAEGAARDLVRVVQQARRAAGFEVSDHIALSVDLPETVAARIRAYEPLLKAETLAGRLTFGPVADAAHEGLIGEGTAVRVHIDKL; this is encoded by the coding sequence ATGGCATATCCAAAGGCCGGGGCCGAAGGCGTACCCGCGAGACCGCACTTCCCGGATGTCGAACTCGACGTACTGGATTACTGGGAGAAGCACGACATCTTCCATGAGTCCGTGGCAGCGCGGAAATCCGACGACGCCGAAGAATTCGTGTTCTACGACGGGCCGCCGTTCGCCAATGGCCTGCCGCACTACGGGCATCTGCTGGCGGGCTACGCGAAGGACGTGGTGCCGCGCTATCAGACCATGCGCGGGCGCCGGGTCGAGCGACGGTTCGGCTGGACCTCGCACGGGTTGCCCGCGGAGCTGGACGCCGAGAAACAACTCGGCATCACCGCCAAGTCCGATATCGAGCGGATGGGCGTCGAGCGGTTCAACGAGGTGTGCCGGACGACGGTGATGCGCTATACCGGCGAATGGCGCGACTACGTCAGTCGGCAGGCTCGCTGGGTCGACTTCGACGAATCCGTCAAAACCCATGACCTCGACTACATGGAGAGCGTCATGTGGGCGTTCAAAACCATGTGGGACAAGGGGCTCATCTATCAGGGACATTCGGTTTCCTGGTATTGCGCACACTGCGAGACCCCGCTGGCCAACGCCGAGAGCAGCGGCCGTATCGACGGCAGCGACACCCATCGCGACGTGCCGGGCAGCACGGTGGTCGTGGGCGTACGGCTCGACAGTGGTGAGCTGCTGCTGGTGGAGTCCGACCAGCCCTGGGCGCTGCCGGGCGCCACGGCGGTGGCGGTGCACCCCGACGCTCAGTACGCCGTGGTGGAGCACGCCGGGCGGCGCCTGGTGGTGGCGGCCGACCGGCTCGACGCCCATGCCGATCTGGTGGGCGACGGACCGGTGGTCGCCCGGTACAGCGGCGCCGAGCTGGCGGGACGCACGTACACCCCGCTGTTCGACTTCTCCGCCCCCGTCGACGACAGCCATGTCGTGGTGGCGGAACGCTTCGTGGACATCGACGAGGGCACCGGCGCGGTGGCCGTGACCCCGTGTTTCGACGAGCGGGACCACACCCTCGCCACCGACGCGGGCATCGGCCGGATCTATCCGGTGGACTCCGGCGGCCGGTACACCGACGAGGTGCCGCCGTGCGCGGGAGCCCCGGTGCTGGAGTCCGCCGAGACCGTGACCGGCCTGCTGGCGGCGAGCGGCGCGCTGCTGAGCAGCCGGCCGCATACCCGGTCCCGCCCGCACTGCTGGCGCTGCGGCAATCAGCTGCTGCAGCAGGCCATCCCCACCTGGTTCGTCGCCGTCACCCGGATCCGCGCCCGCATGCTCGAACTCAACGAGCGGATCCAGTGGACACCCGAGCATGTGCGCGACGGCCAGTTCGGCAACTGGGTGCGCGGCGCCAAGGACTGGAACATCTCCCGCAACCGCTACTGGGGTGCCCCCATCCCGGTATGGGTGTCGGACGACCCGGCCCATCCCCGGGTCGATGTGTACGGCTCCCTGGACGACATCGAGCGCGACTTCGGCGTACGGCCCAGCGATCTGCACCGTCCGTACATCGACGAGCTGACGCGACCCAACCCCGACGATCCGTCGGGCCGGGCGGTGATGCGGCGGGTGCCCGAGGTGCTGGACTGCTGGTTCGAGACCGGCTCCATGCCGTTCGCACAGGTGCACTACCCCTTTGAGAACGCCGAGTGGTTCGAGCGCCACTCCCCGGGTGACTTCGTGGTCGAGTACTACGCCCAGACCCGTGGCTGGTTCTACAACATGCACGTCATGTCCACCGCGCTGTTCGACCGGCCGGCCTTCGCCAACTGCACCGTCCTCGGTGTGGTGCTCGGCCACGACGGCCAGGCCATGTCCAAGGCGCGCAACAACTACCTCGATGTCAACGACATCTTCGCCCGCGACGGCTCCGACGCCATGCGCTGGTTCCTCATGAGTTCCCCTCTGCTGCGCGCCCGCGACCTGGAGGTCACCGAGGCCGGCAGCAAGGAAGCCCTGCGCCAGGTGCTGCTGCCGTTGTGGAACGCCTGGCACTTCCTGGCCCTGTACGCGGGCGACGCCGAGGGCCACGTCCGCACCGAGGCGGAGCATCCGCTCGACCGCTACCTCCTCGCCAAGACCCGTGACCTGGTCGAGCTGACGACCGGCGCGATGGACGGCTACGACCTCTCCCGCGCGTGCTCCGCCCTGCGCGACCACCTGGATGTGCTGACCAACTGGTACATCCGCTGCTCGCGCGACCGGTTCGCCGCCGGAGACCGCGCGGCGGTGGACACCCTGCACACCGCGCTCGAAGTGCTGTGCCGACTGATGGCACCGCTGCTGCCGCTGATCACCGAGCGGATCTGGCGCGGGCTGACCGGCGGCCGGTCGGTGCATCTGACCTCATGGCCCACTCCCGGGGAACTGCCGTCCGACCCGGAGCTGGTGCGGGTCATGGACCGGGTGCGGGAGGTCGCCTCGACCGCGCTCGGCCAGCGCAAGAGCCACCAGCTGCGGCTGCGGCTGCCCCTGGCGCGGCTGGTGATCGCCGACCCCGACGCCCCGGCGCTGGAGCCCTACGCCGGACTGCTGCGCGACCAGCTCAACGTCAAGGACGTCCAGCTCACCACCGATGTCTCCGCACACGGCCGGATGCGGCTGACCGTCGACCCCCGCAAGTGCGGGCCCCGCCTCGGCGGGGCGGTGCAGGAGGTCATCCGCGCCGCGGCCACCGACGACTGGACGACGAACGAGGACGGGCACGTCGTGGCGGCGGGGCGGGAACTGCTCGCCGGTGAGTATGAGCTGCGGCTCGTCGCCGATGGACCGGGCGCCGTCGCGGCGCTGCCCGGCGGAGCCGGACTGGTCGTTCTCGACGTCGAGGTGACCGAGGAGCTGGCGGCCGAGGGCGCGGCGCGTGACCTGGTGCGTGTGGTGCAGCAGGCGCGCCGCGCGGCCGGTTTCGAGGTGTCCGACCACATCGCGCTGAGCGTCGATCTGCCCGAGACGGTGGCGGCACGGATCCGCGCCTACGAGCCGCTGCTGAAGGCCGAGACCCTGGCCGGGCGCCTGACGTTCGGCCCCGTCGCGGACGCCGCTCACGAGGGCCTGATCGGCGAGGGCACCGCCGTCCGGGTGCACATCGACAAGCTCTGA
- a CDS encoding endo-alpha-N-acetylgalactosaminidase family protein has translation MTYAEEGRPKEGWPGRRAVVVTTTLAGIGTAIGTGDGTAHARDTAPGRAAAHARTTERTLRSKRLEVRVDPEFPRIVAYIDRETGAVLHGQREPVRSVLIDGVERTPRTTAVTSGPDHISYTLAFGATTATSGADTSGADASGTATANASTSGADAEIDIRIRVSEWQVDWRVTRIADTDALRVGTLRIPQLAFLSVRADQPGATLLAARIDLDQAKSGDTTVRPTADTPTDGAPIGCAYAVVSTDRLAAAVETNTVWDKPSSAAGTTWENGRLWRQTVREDGQITTRLTCGEWTHRAAATAVGATEPLPWATVVLTRDRNGDGVVDWQDAAIAFRDIMVNPLGADEQHLRVVPHIPFNFASQATNPFLDTLDNVKRIALATDGLRQYTLLKGYQSEGHDSAHPDYAGNYNTRAGGLADLNTLLRSGRHWNSDFAVHVNTTESYPVANAFSETLVDKDDKQWDWLDQSYRIDPRRDLVSGDIIRRFQDLRDDTDPALAALYIDVFRESGWNSDRLQRALCDQGWHLTTEWGHGLERSSLWSHWATETDYGPDTSRGINSRLIRFIRNHQKDVFADKWPTLLGIPRMGNFEGWTGKTDWTVFYRLIWTHSLPAKYLQAYPIHTWGDHEITFEGPGRTSVTDAGGVRRIITDGRLVYDGGGYLLPWEPREATDPAKLYHYNPAGGTTRWPLPRGWSGQRSVVLYRLTDQGRAEPVTLPVRDGHVSIPADPDVPYVVLRSRARAQAAPGWGEGTPLYDPGFHSGSLRGWQTTGPATVERSTLGDYELVIGEGAAATVGQRLDRLAPGGYVASVQVEVGAKAGERRRAALRVHTADGVTAENWTETSTAVNHLAADRKHGTRFQRMFTSFTVPDGGGPVTLTLAVAEGSARVRFDRLRVVRARRTTKPGTLVYEDFERVPQGWGPFVKGDAGGVTDPRTHIAQRHAPFTQAGWNGKVIDDVLEGGQSLKSRGENAGLVYRTVPHTARFRPGRRYRVSLTYANEAAGQYAWITAVDELGPRELERTPLPAATGRASHRYTVTAPADGEMWVGLRKTGDSGTAEFTLDSFTVEELD, from the coding sequence TTGACCTACGCAGAGGAGGGGCGGCCGAAGGAGGGATGGCCCGGCCGCAGAGCGGTCGTGGTCACCACCACACTGGCCGGGATCGGAACGGCCATCGGCACGGGCGATGGCACCGCGCACGCCCGTGACACGGCGCCCGGCCGTGCCGCCGCACACGCCCGCACCACCGAGCGCACGCTGCGGTCGAAGCGGCTGGAAGTCCGGGTGGACCCGGAGTTTCCGCGCATCGTCGCGTACATCGACCGCGAGACCGGCGCGGTGCTGCACGGCCAGCGGGAGCCGGTCCGTTCAGTGCTCATCGACGGCGTCGAACGCACCCCGCGCACCACCGCCGTCACCAGCGGCCCGGACCACATCAGCTACACCCTCGCCTTCGGCGCGACCACCGCCACCTCGGGGGCGGACACCTCCGGGGCGGACGCCTCCGGCACGGCCACCGCCAACGCGTCCACCTCCGGCGCGGACGCCGAGATCGACATCCGGATCCGGGTCAGCGAATGGCAGGTCGACTGGCGGGTCACCCGGATCGCCGACACCGACGCGCTGCGCGTGGGCACCCTGCGCATCCCCCAGCTGGCGTTCCTCAGCGTCCGCGCCGACCAGCCGGGCGCCACCCTGCTGGCCGCCCGGATCGACCTCGACCAGGCCAAGAGCGGTGACACCACCGTCCGGCCCACGGCCGACACCCCCACCGACGGCGCACCCATCGGCTGTGCCTACGCCGTCGTCAGCACCGACCGGCTCGCGGCCGCCGTCGAGACCAACACGGTCTGGGACAAGCCCTCCTCCGCCGCGGGCACCACCTGGGAGAACGGACGGCTGTGGCGGCAGACGGTACGGGAGGACGGCCAGATCACCACCCGGCTCACCTGCGGTGAGTGGACCCACCGGGCCGCCGCCACGGCCGTCGGCGCCACCGAACCGCTCCCCTGGGCCACCGTGGTCCTCACCCGGGACCGCAACGGCGACGGCGTGGTCGACTGGCAGGACGCCGCCATCGCCTTCCGCGACATCATGGTGAACCCGCTCGGCGCCGACGAACAGCATCTGCGGGTCGTCCCGCACATCCCGTTCAACTTCGCCAGCCAGGCCACCAACCCCTTCCTCGACACCCTCGACAACGTCAAGCGGATCGCGCTGGCCACCGACGGACTGCGGCAGTACACCCTGCTCAAGGGCTACCAGTCGGAAGGCCATGACTCCGCCCATCCCGACTACGCGGGCAACTACAACACCCGCGCCGGTGGGCTGGCCGACCTCAACACCCTGCTGCGCTCCGGGCGCCACTGGAACAGCGACTTCGCGGTGCACGTCAACACCACCGAGTCCTATCCGGTGGCCAACGCCTTCTCCGAGACGCTGGTCGACAAAGACGACAAGCAGTGGGACTGGCTGGACCAGTCCTACCGCATCGACCCCCGCCGCGACCTGGTCTCCGGCGACATCATCCGGCGCTTCCAGGACCTGCGCGACGACACCGACCCGGCCCTCGCCGCCCTCTACATCGACGTCTTCCGCGAGTCCGGCTGGAACTCCGACCGGCTCCAGCGGGCCCTGTGCGACCAGGGCTGGCACCTGACCACCGAATGGGGCCACGGGCTGGAGCGCTCCTCGCTGTGGTCGCACTGGGCCACCGAGACCGACTACGGCCCGGACACCTCGCGCGGTATCAACTCACGGCTCATCCGCTTCATCCGCAACCACCAGAAGGACGTCTTCGCCGACAAGTGGCCGACCCTGCTGGGCATCCCCCGGATGGGCAACTTCGAGGGCTGGACCGGCAAGACCGACTGGACCGTCTTCTACCGCCTCATCTGGACCCACAGCCTGCCCGCCAAGTACCTCCAGGCGTATCCCATCCACACCTGGGGGGACCACGAGATCACCTTCGAGGGGCCCGGCCGCACCTCGGTCACCGACGCCGGTGGCGTCCGCCGCATCATCACCGACGGGCGGCTGGTCTACGACGGCGGCGGCTATCTGCTGCCCTGGGAGCCGCGCGAGGCCACCGACCCGGCCAAGCTCTACCACTACAACCCGGCCGGCGGCACCACCCGTTGGCCGCTGCCGCGCGGCTGGTCGGGACAGCGGTCCGTGGTGCTGTACCGCCTCACCGACCAGGGGCGCGCCGAGCCGGTCACGCTGCCGGTGCGCGATGGCCACGTCAGCATCCCCGCCGACCCCGACGTCCCGTACGTGGTGCTGCGCTCCCGAGCCCGTGCCCAGGCGGCCCCCGGCTGGGGCGAGGGCACCCCGCTGTACGACCCCGGTTTCCACTCCGGATCGCTGCGCGGCTGGCAGACCACGGGCCCGGCCACCGTCGAACGCAGCACACTCGGCGACTACGAACTGGTCATCGGCGAGGGCGCGGCCGCCACCGTCGGCCAGCGACTCGACCGGCTGGCCCCCGGCGGCTATGTGGCCTCCGTACAGGTGGAAGTGGGCGCGAAGGCCGGTGAGCGGCGGCGGGCCGCGCTGCGGGTGCACACCGCCGACGGCGTCACCGCGGAGAACTGGACCGAGACCTCGACCGCCGTCAACCACCTGGCCGCCGACCGCAAACACGGCACCCGTTTCCAGCGGATGTTCACCTCCTTCACCGTCCCCGACGGCGGCGGACCGGTCACCCTCACCCTGGCGGTGGCCGAGGGCAGCGCCCGCGTCCGCTTCGACCGGCTGCGGGTGGTGCGGGCCCGGCGCACGACGAAGCCCGGCACCCTGGTGTACGAGGACTTCGAGCGGGTGCCGCAGGGCTGGGGCCCGTTCGTCAAGGGCGACGCGGGCGGGGTGACCGACCCTCGCACCCATATCGCCCAGCGGCATGCCCCGTTCACCCAGGCCGGATGGAACGGCAAGGTGATCGACGATGTGCTCGAAGGCGGCCAGTCCCTCAAGTCACGCGGCGAGAACGCGGGCCTCGTCTACCGCACCGTGCCCCACACCGCCCGCTTCCGCCCGGGGCGGCGCTACCGGGTGAGCCTGACGTACGCCAACGAGGCGGCCGGCCAGTACGCATGGATCACGGCCGTGGACGAACTCGGGCCGCGCGAGCTGGAGCGCACCCCCCTGCCCGCCGCCACCGGGCGGGCCTCCCACCGCTACACCGTCACCGCGCCCGCGGACGGCGAGATGTGGGTGGGGCTGCGGAAGACCGGTGACAGCGGTACCGCGGAGTTCACGCTCGACTCCTTCACCGTGGAGGAGCTGGACTGA
- a CDS encoding helix-turn-helix domain-containing protein, producing MYHTWMRYFTPSPAHHRLGLVCLGVGLQHGALPAVGPRVLDHHVAVVISAGRGWFRGADGRRRTVTAPALLWLTPGVTHHYAPDPDTGWDEAFVDFTGPATAAYADLGYLDADGPVVALTDTATARTAIGRIARAARQGNPFLEVETAAAVHELLVALRRVRADTGADGHPVLQALARDAFQPLSVIEHAARHGMTPAELRTAVRRGAGCSPKDYLLGIRLGRAKELLVGTELPVAAIARRVGYDDPAYFSRLFARRVGTAPVHFREQQCRSVPGGFTDRIPDPSRPPTIPPSAPADDGRRGGG from the coding sequence ATGTATCACACCTGGATGCGGTACTTCACGCCCAGCCCGGCCCATCACCGGCTCGGTCTGGTGTGTCTGGGCGTCGGCCTCCAGCACGGCGCCCTGCCCGCGGTCGGCCCGCGTGTCCTGGACCACCATGTGGCGGTGGTCATCAGCGCGGGCCGCGGATGGTTCCGCGGCGCGGACGGCCGCCGCCGTACCGTCACCGCGCCCGCGCTGCTCTGGCTCACCCCCGGGGTCACCCACCACTACGCCCCGGACCCGGACACCGGATGGGACGAGGCGTTCGTCGACTTCACGGGACCGGCCACCGCCGCCTACGCCGACCTGGGTTATCTCGACGCGGACGGCCCCGTGGTCGCGCTCACCGACACCGCCACCGCCCGTACGGCCATCGGCCGGATCGCCCGCGCCGCGCGCCAGGGCAATCCGTTCCTGGAGGTCGAGACCGCCGCCGCCGTCCATGAACTCCTCGTCGCTCTCCGCCGCGTCCGCGCCGACACCGGCGCCGACGGACATCCGGTGCTCCAGGCCCTGGCCCGGGACGCCTTCCAGCCGCTCTCGGTGATCGAACACGCCGCCCGGCACGGCATGACACCGGCCGAACTGCGCACCGCGGTACGGCGCGGTGCGGGGTGCAGCCCCAAGGACTACCTCCTCGGAATCCGGCTGGGCCGCGCCAAGGAACTCCTCGTCGGCACCGAACTGCCGGTGGCCGCCATCGCCCGCCGCGTCGGTTACGACGATCCCGCCTACTTCAGCAGGCTGTTCGCCCGCCGCGTGGGCACGGCACCGGTCCACTTCCGCGAGCAGCAGTGCCGCTCGGTCCCCGGCGGCTTCACCGACCGCATCCCCGACCCGAGCCGTCCACCGACGATCCCGCCCTCCGCACCGGCGGACGACGGTCGGCGCGGCGGCGGATGA